A single window of Leptospiraceae bacterium DNA harbors:
- a CDS encoding Fic family protein, producing MKPNLDKALMIAKRQLAELVHDAVNLEGLHFSLPEIQTLLDGITVGGHKLSDQQVAINQAEAWRKLFEWVSRKSFAVTVEKVCELHKIAAKEEALTWGVFRTGSVFISGTSYTPPHHLELESRFSEMLKSLEGKEDAYDRAIHLFLVMARTQFFYDVNKRMGRFIMNGYLLIHGFPAINLPAKRQLEFNTKMLAFYESGEQQEMNLFLRSCLDEKIIQIMKEE from the coding sequence ATGAAACCAAATTTAGATAAGGCTCTAATGATCGCCAAACGACAATTAGCCGAGCTTGTGCATGATGCAGTGAATCTAGAGGGTCTACATTTTTCTTTGCCAGAAATACAAACATTACTAGATGGAATCACTGTCGGTGGTCATAAATTGTCCGACCAACAAGTAGCGATTAATCAAGCGGAAGCCTGGCGAAAGCTATTTGAATGGGTATCTAGAAAAAGCTTTGCAGTTACAGTTGAGAAAGTCTGTGAATTACATAAAATAGCCGCTAAAGAAGAAGCTTTAACGTGGGGAGTATTTAGAACTGGAAGTGTATTTATATCAGGAACAAGTTATACTCCTCCGCATCATTTAGAATTAGAATCTAGATTCTCTGAAATGTTAAAGTCATTAGAAGGGAAAGAGGATGCATATGACCGAGCTATTCATTTATTTTTAGTGATGGCGAGAACTCAGTTTTTCTATGATGTAAATAAAAGAATGGGTAGATTTATCATGAATGGATATTTACTCATTCACGGGTTTCCAGCGATTAACCTCCCTGCCAAAAGACAATTGGAATTTAATACAAAGATGTTAGCTTTCTATGAATCAGGCGAACAACAAGAAATGAATTTATTTCTCCGATCTTGTTTAGATGAAAAAATAATTCAAATCATGAAAGAAGAATAA
- a CDS encoding SHOCT domain-containing protein translates to MQNLTPNGQNLVNRICSKYNLSYNAVMHMLIAVNNGSGSMAQFNCPELGGGGQWMRGGMVMVGDMFNNGLKNTVDNLCNELSNALANTQIFEVITSGPYATNWYPSELGNPSSSGSQNNTRYAVFPQTRRLAIDYNGSVTIYDTLDHSIGGVSQQQGGDASLTFSSQYGTILVNSLPKVSGAGANQQQVNFINPQPVTPFIEQPQPNFTQSNPVPMNTNSEGVLELLEKLGKLHEAGVLTEAEFIAKKTDLLSRL, encoded by the coding sequence ATGCAAAACCTAACACCTAACGGTCAAAACCTAGTCAACAGAATCTGTTCCAAATATAACTTAAGCTACAATGCGGTCATGCACATGTTAATCGCTGTGAACAATGGAAGCGGAAGTATGGCACAATTTAATTGTCCTGAATTGGGTGGAGGCGGTCAATGGATGAGAGGCGGAATGGTAATGGTTGGCGATATGTTCAACAACGGGTTGAAGAATACGGTAGACAACCTCTGCAATGAATTATCGAATGCTCTAGCCAATACACAAATCTTTGAAGTAATCACATCAGGTCCTTATGCAACAAATTGGTATCCATCTGAGTTAGGAAATCCTTCTTCTAGCGGCTCACAGAATAATACACGTTATGCGGTATTTCCACAGACACGTAGACTGGCAATAGACTATAATGGATCAGTGACTATTTACGATACACTCGATCACAGTATAGGCGGTGTTAGCCAACAACAAGGAGGAGATGCATCTCTTACCTTTAGCAGTCAGTATGGAACAATATTAGTAAATAGCCTTCCTAAAGTCTCAGGCGCAGGAGCCAATCAACAACAGGTTAATTTTATTAATCCGCAACCAGTTACTCCATTTATAGAACAACCACAACCTAATTTCACCCAGAGTAATCCAGTTCCTATGAATACAAATTCAGAAGGAGTTCTTGAACTATTAGAAAAGTTAGGCAAACTACACGAAGCCGGTGTCTTAACCGAAGCTGAATTTATCGCAAAGAAGACGGATTTATTAAGCAGGCTTTAG
- a CDS encoding AMP-binding protein yields the protein MPDKTLLDVYSRAAVSYPKQFFHTKDRHKYYRSTSFAEVYRRAQVLALELISLGVNMGDNVAVIADNRMEWLIADMGIQLAGGVCVPRGSDSSANEIRFILEHCGAKIVFIEHLRLYKKIAEILSELKVKVFVLDPEFPKDSLAKFNGVTLADLLTNAKPLTNETQNQLYQIRSKISASNPFTIIYTSGTTGNPKGVVLTHANMMYQLRVVPDLLQLQQTDRILSILPIWHIFERLMLYCTIYRGANHYYTSTKDLMEDFIRVKPTLMASAPRLWETIYQRLRERVDKTEALNRELFDLSYDIKKELHSANNIIQHTWQRVTENGFLSSFPVFGGIISDLMQSVVKKATLTFPDMYLDPIFLMRVRAMLGGELRGTISGGGALPRHIDEFFNAIGIPVYEGYGMTECSPVIAMRSIDNVQIGTVGRIVNETVIQIRTENNELLPQGSIGVIWVKGPGVTSGYYKNDIATKTVLRDGWLNTGDLGRIDEFGNLSIRGRAKDTIVLLGGENIEPVPIETLLTQHPLIEQAVVVGQDKKNLGVLIWPSYERLEDAGYAVNEFDETCNLNTMPEIIHLFRSVLSEIVNERNGFKAFEHVTHIRFLPKKLLVGQELTNLQKIKRNVIHTKYENLIESMYQGHHHAHH from the coding sequence ATGCCAGATAAAACATTACTAGATGTATACTCAAGAGCAGCAGTGAGTTACCCAAAACAATTCTTTCACACCAAGGACAGACATAAATACTATCGCTCCACTTCTTTTGCGGAGGTGTATCGGCGAGCACAAGTTCTTGCGTTAGAGCTTATTTCTCTTGGAGTCAATATGGGGGATAACGTTGCAGTCATTGCAGATAATAGAATGGAATGGCTGATTGCTGATATGGGAATTCAACTAGCTGGTGGAGTTTGTGTTCCACGTGGAAGTGATTCTAGTGCAAATGAAATTCGTTTTATCTTAGAGCATTGCGGTGCGAAGATTGTATTCATAGAGCATTTACGACTCTATAAGAAAATAGCAGAAATTCTTTCTGAATTGAAAGTAAAAGTATTTGTCTTAGATCCCGAATTTCCAAAAGACAGTTTAGCAAAGTTCAATGGTGTTACACTCGCGGATTTACTCACAAATGCAAAACCTCTCACTAACGAAACACAAAACCAATTATATCAAATTCGTTCAAAGATTTCAGCAAGCAACCCTTTTACTATTATCTATACATCGGGCACAACAGGAAATCCCAAAGGAGTCGTCTTGACTCATGCCAATATGATGTATCAACTTCGTGTAGTTCCTGATTTACTTCAATTGCAGCAAACAGATCGTATCCTCTCTATACTTCCTATCTGGCATATATTCGAGCGCTTGATGCTTTACTGCACTATCTACCGAGGGGCAAATCATTATTATACAAGCACGAAAGATTTAATGGAAGATTTTATTCGTGTTAAACCTACTCTTATGGCTTCCGCACCAAGATTATGGGAAACTATTTACCAAAGACTCAGAGAGCGCGTTGATAAGACAGAGGCATTAAACAGAGAATTATTTGATTTATCCTACGACATAAAAAAAGAATTACACTCAGCCAATAATATAATCCAGCATACCTGGCAACGGGTTACAGAAAATGGATTCCTTTCTTCCTTTCCTGTTTTCGGAGGAATTATTTCTGACCTAATGCAGTCTGTTGTAAAAAAAGCAACGCTAACATTTCCAGATATGTATTTGGATCCAATCTTTCTGATGAGAGTGAGAGCAATGTTAGGCGGAGAATTGAGAGGAACAATTTCAGGTGGAGGAGCATTGCCACGTCATATAGATGAATTCTTTAACGCAATTGGAATTCCAGTTTATGAAGGATACGGTATGACAGAATGTTCGCCCGTAATCGCAATGCGTTCCATTGACAATGTGCAAATAGGAACAGTTGGTCGCATAGTCAATGAAACGGTCATTCAAATTCGAACTGAGAATAACGAGCTTTTACCGCAAGGAAGCATTGGAGTGATTTGGGTAAAGGGTCCCGGTGTCACAAGTGGTTATTATAAAAATGACATTGCAACAAAAACAGTATTAAGAGATGGTTGGCTAAATACAGGTGACTTAGGAAGAATCGATGAATTCGGAAACTTAAGTATCCGTGGAAGAGCAAAGGATACTATCGTTCTATTAGGAGGAGAAAACATTGAACCGGTTCCAATCGAAACTCTTCTAACACAACATCCTCTGATCGAACAAGCAGTAGTCGTCGGTCAAGATAAGAAAAACTTAGGTGTTTTAATCTGGCCTTCTTACGAAAGACTAGAAGACGCCGGTTATGCTGTCAATGAATTCGATGAGACTTGCAACCTGAACACAATGCCGGAGATAATCCATCTTTTCCGCTCAGTATTATCAGAGATCGTAAACGAAAGAAATGGATTTAAAGCTTTTGAACATGTAACTCATATCCGTTTTCTACCGAAGAAACTATTAGTCGGACAGGAATTAACCAATCTACAAAAAATCAAACGAAATGTAATTCACACTAAGTATGAAAACTTAATCGAATCTATGTATCAAGGTCATCACCATGCTCACCATTGA
- a CDS encoding alpha/beta fold hydrolase, with the protein MLTIEKEKLELTTSDMWKIALYHYHGHKITRKTPVLLVHGIASDSTTWDIGVEGYNFAPWLASQGFDVYSIDLRGRSGSDGPHTGRGNQWSIDDYLLCDLPCAVEYILETTGSKNLHWVGHSLGGILGFFYQIRHKAANIKSLTGFAAALTYSYSTINHFRTWLDYITVLPYFPIDQLWRPLKAFVNENTPWNRFLWNPDNLTPEVKNAVMDKTVQRIAVLEWNQIKTISAVEGMTRLSGGFNHYVYDRRIVAPTLLLAGDKDWVCALEGIEWTTTNLKCRNRHMIFGKEYGSKASYGHMDIVCGINAPEETWPAALDWIVANED; encoded by the coding sequence ATGCTCACCATTGAAAAAGAAAAACTAGAACTCACTACATCCGATATGTGGAAAATCGCTCTTTACCACTATCACGGTCATAAGATAACAAGAAAAACTCCTGTCCTACTCGTGCATGGAATTGCTTCTGACAGCACGACCTGGGATATTGGCGTTGAGGGTTATAACTTTGCTCCCTGGCTTGCATCACAAGGATTTGATGTTTATTCAATTGACTTGCGTGGAAGATCGGGAAGTGACGGTCCTCATACGGGAAGAGGAAATCAATGGTCTATTGATGATTATCTGCTCTGTGATTTACCTTGCGCAGTTGAATACATACTGGAAACGACAGGAAGTAAAAACCTTCACTGGGTAGGTCATAGTCTTGGAGGGATTCTTGGATTCTTCTATCAGATTAGACACAAAGCGGCTAATATAAAAAGCCTCACAGGATTTGCGGCAGCATTAACTTACTCTTATTCTACAATTAATCATTTTAGAACTTGGTTGGACTATATTACTGTTCTTCCTTATTTTCCAATCGATCAACTCTGGAGACCACTGAAAGCATTTGTAAATGAAAACACTCCATGGAATCGGTTTCTTTGGAATCCCGACAACTTAACTCCTGAAGTAAAAAACGCTGTCATGGATAAAACAGTGCAACGCATTGCTGTTTTAGAATGGAATCAAATAAAGACTATCTCTGCAGTAGAGGGTATGACACGCTTATCCGGCGGATTCAATCACTATGTTTATGATAGACGTATTGTAGCACCAACTTTACTATTAGCCGGAGACAAAGACTGGGTATGCGCTCTAGAAGGAATTGAATGGACTACAACCAATTTGAAATGCCGCAACCGTCATATGATATTTGGAAAAGAATATGGAAGTAAAGCCAGCTATGGTCATATGGATATTGTGTGCGGAATCAATGCTCCCGAAGAAACTTGGCCTGCTGCATTAGATTGGATAGTGGCTAATGAGGATTAG